A single genomic interval of Antechinus flavipes isolate AdamAnt ecotype Samford, QLD, Australia chromosome 1, AdamAnt_v2, whole genome shotgun sequence harbors:
- the LOC127543548 gene encoding serine protease 57-like — protein sequence MRAPGISMLLSWVATLGQLTSSGAHKGRIVGGQEAKPHSYPFMVSIQYHGEHLCGGSLIRPQWVLTAAHCEVSKEPTAFQIVLGVHSLITPESTQQVFGILRAVPYPLFNSPADLNDIQLLKLNGSALLTASVKTARLPGWNTLVLPGTRCWICGWGDIPGQEDPPTVLMEAPVVVTARQACNSSWRGSINQDMVCTSGAEKGRLQGFCGGDSGGPLVCHGKLLGVVSFSSRTCGDPRYPDVYTRVSTFMAWIHDVLQHY from the exons ATGAGGGCCCCTGGGATCTCCATGCTCCTGTCTTGGGTAGCAACCCTGGGCCAGCTGACCTCCTCAG GGGCCCACAAAGGCCGAATTGTGGGAGGGCAAGAAGCAAAACCCCACTCCTACCCATTTATGGTCTCCATCCAGTACCACGGTGAGCACCTCTGCGGGGGGTCCCTGATCCGGCCCCAGTGGGTGCTCACAGCTGCCCACTGTGAGGTCTCCAA GGAGCCCACTGCCTTCCAGATAGTCCTGGGTGTCCACTCCCTGATTACTCCAGAGTCAACCCAGCAGGTATTTGGGATCCTTCGGGCAGTCCCTTACCCACTCTTCAATTCCCCGGCTGACCTCAACGACATACAGCTGCTCAAG CTCAATGGCAGCGCTTTGCTGACCGCCTCGGTGAAGACGGCGCGCCTTCCCGGGTGGAACACCTTAGTCCTCCCGGGCACTCGGTGCTGGATCTGCGGCTGGGGAGATATCCCCGGCCAGGAGGACCCCCCCACCGTCCTCATGGAGGCGCCGGTAGTGGTCACGGCCCGGCAGGCCTGCAACAGCTCCTGGAGGGGGAGCATCAACCAGGACATGGTCTGCACCTCGGGCGCTGAGAAGGGCCGGCTCCAGGGCTTCTGCGGG GGGGACTCTGGGGGACCGCTCGTCTGCCACGGGAAGCTTCTAGGCGTCGTGTCCTTCTCATCCAGAACCTGTGGGGATCCCCGCTACCCTGATGTCTACACCCGCGTCTCCACCTTCATGGCCTGGATCCATGATGTGCTGCAGCATTATTGA
- the LOC127545268 gene encoding serine protease 57-like isoform X1, with product MGPGWSSRLLALSLLFPIDPLGILTFLLGQGLPSCKGSRIIGGREVKPHSRPYMASLRLKGEHHCGGVLFMAQWVLTAAHCLFNRDRSLVQVVLGAHSPSTPEPTQQVFDIKRYILHPDYNPLSHQNDICLLKLSRKAVLSSSVGLLKLPRAGVDPKQGTKCLVSGWGSLSDFGDPPPGLMEADVSVLGRETCNSSWKGQVSSTMLCANSGNWKRNGFCTADSGGPLICGKHAQGIVSFSGTWCGDPKTPDVYTLVSAYIPWIQDVIHKSK from the exons ATGGGGCCAGGCTGGAGCTCAAGACTGCTGGCACTAAGTCTGCTGTTTCCTATAGACCCCTTAG GTATCCTTACCTTCCTCCTCGGCCAGGGGCTCCCCAGCTGTAAGGGAAGTCGCATTATTGGGGGCCGGGAGGTCAAGCCACACTCCAGGCCTTACATGGCTTCCTTGCGCTTAAAGGGTGAACATCACTGTGGAGGAGTGCTCTTCATGGCCCAGTGGGTGTTGACAGCGGCCCACTGCCTCTTCAACAG AGACAGAAGCCTTGTTCAGGTAGTGCTGGGAGCCCACTCCCCCAGCACCCCTGAGCCCACTCAACAGGTGTTCGACATCAAGAGATATATTCTGCACCCGGACTATAACCCACTGTCCCATCAGAATGACATCTGCCTGCTGAAG CTAAGCCGCAAGGCTGTTCTCAGCTCCTCGGTGGGACTGCTGAAGCTGCCCAGGGCGGGTGTCGACCCCAAGCAGGGCACAAAGTGCCTGGTGTCCGGCTGGGGCTCTCTGTCTGATTTTGGGGACCCCCCTCCGGGTCTGATGGAGGCAGACGTGAGTGTGCTGGGTCGGGAGACCTGTAACAGCTCCTGGAAAGGCCAAGTGAGCAGCACGATGCTTTGTGCCAACAGCGGGAACTGGAAACGCAATGGCTTCTGCACG GCCGACTCAGGAGGGCCCCTGATCTGTGGAAAACATGCCCAGGGGATTGTCTCCTTCTCCGGCACCTGGTGTGGAGACCCCAAGACCCCAGATGTCTACACACTTGTCTCTGCCTACATCCCCTGGATCCAGGATGTGATCCATAAATCCAAATAA
- the LOC127545268 gene encoding serine protease 57-like isoform X2: protein MASLRLKGEHHCGGVLFMAQWVLTAAHCLFNRDRSLVQVVLGAHSPSTPEPTQQVFDIKRYILHPDYNPLSHQNDICLLKLSRKAVLSSSVGLLKLPRAGVDPKQGTKCLVSGWGSLSDFGDPPPGLMEADVSVLGRETCNSSWKGQVSSTMLCANSGNWKRNGFCTADSGGPLICGKHAQGIVSFSGTWCGDPKTPDVYTLVSAYIPWIQDVIHKSK, encoded by the exons ATGGCTTCCTTGCGCTTAAAGGGTGAACATCACTGTGGAGGAGTGCTCTTCATGGCCCAGTGGGTGTTGACAGCGGCCCACTGCCTCTTCAACAG AGACAGAAGCCTTGTTCAGGTAGTGCTGGGAGCCCACTCCCCCAGCACCCCTGAGCCCACTCAACAGGTGTTCGACATCAAGAGATATATTCTGCACCCGGACTATAACCCACTGTCCCATCAGAATGACATCTGCCTGCTGAAG CTAAGCCGCAAGGCTGTTCTCAGCTCCTCGGTGGGACTGCTGAAGCTGCCCAGGGCGGGTGTCGACCCCAAGCAGGGCACAAAGTGCCTGGTGTCCGGCTGGGGCTCTCTGTCTGATTTTGGGGACCCCCCTCCGGGTCTGATGGAGGCAGACGTGAGTGTGCTGGGTCGGGAGACCTGTAACAGCTCCTGGAAAGGCCAAGTGAGCAGCACGATGCTTTGTGCCAACAGCGGGAACTGGAAACGCAATGGCTTCTGCACG GCCGACTCAGGAGGGCCCCTGATCTGTGGAAAACATGCCCAGGGGATTGTCTCCTTCTCCGGCACCTGGTGTGGAGACCCCAAGACCCCAGATGTCTACACACTTGTCTCTGCCTACATCCCCTGGATCCAGGATGTGATCCATAAATCCAAATAA